In the genome of Aedes aegypti strain LVP_AGWG chromosome 2, AaegL5.0 Primary Assembly, whole genome shotgun sequence, the window tcaaatgcaaaagcattcagttcccgatggttagtgcctgtgcttttactgttcatacagtgctgttcagaataatagcagcgcatgtcgatttccatacaaaatgctcaactttgacatgcagtagttttgttccctttcaagcaatcgagctgaaattttctccacagaactacaaatatgatcaattttgtaaacacaaaatttcagttttttctgagtccctgccgaaaagtgagacactaggtgaaatttttcgataaaatagcagtttttcattttaaaatttttcttccagaaatattttaaacattttcggtttaggtgtaggtttgataagtaggaggagattgttccaatggtaagtgatatacaattttaaactataatgtcaagccgaaattcaaatttttaaaactgctattttttcgaacattttcacctagtatctcactttccggcaggggcttagaaaattttgaaattgtgtgtttacaaaattgggcatatttgtagttctgtggagaaaatttcaactcgattgcttgaaatggaacaaaactacagcatgtcaaagttgagcattttgtatgaaaatcgacatgcgctgctattattcagaacagcactgtaagtcgcaaggtggaactttccccgaggtcgtgtacgactatgacaaaagccaggatcagcaatcggtatatgttggtttgtcgcgggttacttcactgcaagggctatttttgacaaactcttccatttttttgacgttggataacgtcttacggctacatactggggtacaatttcgaaaaacgaaaaatcgctcgcgtcacgaaaagtggttagattttgactgttaataacttactaacgcccggatagattttcaagattcttgcaccaatcgattggaaatctttcgaatctactccaacaatgaaaactattgattatcatgactaaactattgaaaaattgggaaatatcgaagcatgtcttatttttcatagaaaagcacatttttcttgtgtattcctgacacagacatcattgcgcgatatcttagccactttcgtcattcaaagggaaacgcccctttcggtcttcttcttacttctctttattatctcgtgttcagtcgaagccaaccaaactcgacttcacgcgcgcatcaatcaatcgttgaccagcaaccggagaaggactcatatcggaataaaatttacacgttcgtcgctgctgctgctgtttattcccaagttaaaagctgcgggttccgtgtaatcgctcatcatggcccttggcatccagctagcccatcgaactcgtggagaatgcgtccagaaaccttgataattaccgtcggaggagtgagcaaaccatcgaatacaaggatggacaagaaagcacaaaattaccgaccgcattttaatttaatcgttttcggtgatcttttggtgtgtttctgtctaacaatggaatgaaaacccagtttgatcgacggtgactaccaccaaccgtccttttcaggacgacaatttcattttaaaagagttgtgagaattttccaccgtgaagagcgacattactgatgattggttgtgtttgattcagattttggtcagtcatttgcacgcaaccataaatgggaaataaatttcccattgtgcgcgcgcggggcgatcctcgacagtgtgtgcatgagtcggataaattgcgaacggcacttgaatgaagaatccctcccggtttgtttcgcatttagagatgatcgcataatgccgttgtcgccgtcgctacctaaatgatactagagcgatcagtatcaactcgtcgaacacagagctaaaactaataagcaacagctttgttgacgtttcgatttggtaagacattgtcgatcgaatggaaatacgcacacagaaaagactgcgaaaatgctaccgccgcccgaccagaacgacgggaacctatgttaaactttgtttgccatttatctccgttgaaaactaatcatccgaaacattaattgataactaaataaattatttaatcaattgtggccctgaaaagggcagttgtttgaaattgtgcttcaatgcaatttcagcacgttcgctacggatacgacgagtatcgaaaggcttcggaacccacttaagcaatcaatcttagtggatcatgcgtggaccttcaagcggaatatttgtttgttgagcaaaagttatcgctcatgcttcttcttccatcgaccggttgaagagttaatcgaaccaacccaataataacacaaaatgttcataataggtcaacaatggcatgcaacaaatagtgtgaaaattgattagaagagcacttattttcgacctacaagaattctgtgccaattttcggattttcatacaaagtaggccaaaaccgtatcgaaaatcggtcgaaagttagtgttgggtcgaaaattggtgctgttctctcagaaatctttcataagttcgtgacggtctcaagccaggaaatagaagatgctaatgttatccaacgtcactttggcggtcgtatctcggaaacaacctcttactttttaagttccatcacgccaaaggcagcaattctcccaagagggttgacttgaggaatgagctgcagcgcttaggcaatcatcgattagtgacgctttgagacgaactgcgtgaaatactggatcatagcggccaagcctgcatattgatgagtatcaatgtacagagcctaaatgctcatgcaatggatattgctacagaccaaagcactggaccgattcaatcgattatcacgatcgaagcacccgagctatcaaacatctaatctactggaggagtatggcgaactacagctggagccagaaaccgatcacccaaccaagcaacacaaggaagcaacgaccaaacaaacaaattcaatcatctggcattattcctggaacaccaaacactggttctcggaaccacagaatgacaaatggttcttttcaggactaccaaaatgagtccaaaaagagttaacttctgaaaacttcatccgatcaataacaacacaaaactagtacactttcaaattcatacacttgacaaatcaaattattaatcatcgtagttctacgtcaaccccgcggtaatgtaatagacattacccaccccaaattttttttttcttgcagcATATCACTTCCCATTTTTTTACCACCCAGCATTGGGTACTTGTTCCAGCCGCATTCAAATTAATAGTCATTCCTTTCAAACTAGGTACTGTATGGGGTTGAGATAGTCGTAGATCAAGTGCTTCTTCCTCTTCCGGTCTCAAGGCCGTTGGAAAGCTGTCGAAGATTTTTCTAGTTAAAGCTCAAAATATAATTCTTATAAATttaaaagtgctgaaaatatcaaaatcgAGAGATTTGGTTATCCAGAATCTCAAAGATTTGCTGCCCTAAAATCTATAATGTTCTGGATTTCCAGTCCAGTCCAGGCATTTGTACGCCTGTCTTCAGAAGGAAAGTATAGCCGTTGATCCCCGGATCATAAAGACCTAAACGCAATGCTATAGCGGAACGACAATGGAGGCGAAACCAGTTTGGCCAGAATggatcacaccatctcgactgagctgtcaacgaatggAAGTGAACCAACACCGAGTCGACGACCACGTTATAGCTCATGCTAACGAACCAGTtaccgttgccgttccgctgtcATTAGTTTGGGCCTTTATGTTTGATGGGATCGAAATATATTGTCTCAAATGTATGGAATTCTGTCTAGGCTTCCGTGTTTAGGCATCAGAAGTAAACGGCCGAATGCCGAATGATGTCAggccagaaaaaaagaaaatggttCAATTGGAGGTACACTAGGCGAACCGAACTAGGCTTTCTGCACTTGTGGGACATGGAGTGGTGTATATTTTGGGGTCTCTGTTGTGCGGTAACTACCCCAAACCTTAAAAGTCAACAGCATGGAAGTATAATGAGTGGTTAGGCATTTATTGGAAGTCCAGATACTCTCCAGATACCAGATCCAGATCTAGATACGGCTCCAGATACCACAAAGAATTGGAAAAGGCCCCTAGTCCTATTAATTCAGCATAAATCGCTTCCAAAGgctttacattaaaattgaataatcaacattatttattatttaatgAATATGTATATGTACTTCTTCCAAGAATCTATTAGAAATACCAACTTGAATGAAGGTGTTCGATTATTATTCAATTTAGAGGATTGGGATTTGTTACTCGAGTTGTTCATCCTTTTTGCGTCCACTGAAAACACCCAGATGATAGTCATCCATAACGTTGATGAAGTTTTCCCGAAACATACTGGTCCCGCCGTTCGTCAGGATATTCTTCATACCGTTCAGATTGTTAACTACTGAGCCACCCGTCAGGAGCAAACGGAGAATGCGAGCATGCATGCACTTCTTTTCGCCGCCAGAGTTGATAAATTCTTGAACTGATTATATCATAACTCCAAGATTGCGTGGTGTAGTAGTATATTAATCATGGAGTTCATTATTGTTTAACTGTTTCCCGAGTGCACCTAAATCTGAAAAAAGCGATAGATTTCATAGTCACAAACCAAACCAGTAATTTCATCAAACTTACCTCATCTGGAAGACAGCAGGTGGGGCGATTAGGTTACAAAACAAAGGCCTCAGCTCGTAATGAATACGCATCGTAATAGTTTATCACAGACTATTTCCTCAGAACATGTCGaataatggcgttttcggtTTTAAACCTGGGGTCAGAGCTGACCCGACTCGCAATAAACGAACGAAAACGGATCCAGGTTCGAGTCAAGTCAACTGTGGCATTCTTACATTCGACATGTCAGCCACACAGTTTCATCAAATTTAACTTCTTATAATGCAAAAAGGCAAAAAGAAGTCTCATTAGTAATCCAATGAATGATGCCAAATGCTTTCTTAAACATCTTTTGTTACTAATATGTTTCTACAATagttaattttgataattacaAAAACGTAAACAATCCATTTTTGACAGTTGGACCCCGCTCAGGTTGGATCGCAAAAAATCGGCAGAGCGAACCTTGTTGTGTTTGGGTCGAACCTAGGGCGGATCCGGGTTCGACCCGAGccaataaaaaaacgttttgacagcTGTTAGTGCGAACCTAGGGCGAAACTAGTTTCGCCCCAGCAATAAACGAAAACGCCATAAGTTATTAAGGCTGATACTaacattaattttcttttatgtcaccccccccttcaaaaatccgaaaattttgaaagggagaaaaaaaaagattcatcattttttgacatcatttaggtttttttttttcaatttttaaagtaaaaacaagaaaaataatgatccagaggacgattaaaaaaagtttaacaactatcattataaataaaaatttcgaaaaaataacctttttttcatttttatttttttgttccttatttatttttatcccccccccctcgttccttccaagtggtctcggacataaaagaaatttaatatttgtatcagcctaattaaaaaaatgcaaatactCACACGATGTGATTTCTACCGCGATTGAAAACACGATGAAACGATTGACAtttcaaaaagtaaacaacagcTGATGATAGGGTTATCAGTTAACCGGTTTTACATCCTCACTTCTAGGGTTACTAtaggcaaatattttcaaagctaaacgATCGCTCCGACATCTGGTTACTAGTAGAAGAACCTTCAAAAAAGAGGTTTGGTTGAGAACGCAtcgtgtgcagcataggaaggagcacacaatttacactttttcacgGAATAGTTATTTTGTAGAGGATaaaagagcattgaaaaacataataaacttgtttttcaacgaaaatgtacagatccggcCAGTGCTCATGTACTATTtgtgggataaaattggaaaattggtgtttggcaacataggttataaacttctggattctttgttagtggttaaatttgttgtgaaatcacgCGTATCGCAAGAATGAAGGGTTgaaatgattatgccaatggaaaatagttcaataattaattgattatgacctaatttttgggttgaaaaattaaattttggacgtaaacaaacattttcagtgacaTTTCTCGCCTTCATCCCCAGCGACCTCTATGATGGTGGCGCATTATATTTGCCTATTTTCGTTCCGCATGTCTCAAAATATTgaaagatttcaaatttttgaaattttgtcaaaaattcaagaatggtataaaaagaaaaattccAACGGGAGTGTTAGTGAAAAATAATTatcttttgaagaaaaatataaaaaacgggtgttagatctgacggaaatggtctattcaaggactcacgtgaattcttattactaaacaaattttctagcttgattcggttttgctgctagcataaagccccttttttctagtatttttctgggattaaactaaaagcgaaacaaggatgggactagagttccgttgcatggtcaaatatcagtagtaccgatttggtttctcagaaatttaatcgattatgtttgctaaggggcgcgccttcgctgagatgtaaatttctatgaagggtgtaaatagcgggaccttttcatcatagtcgatttgtatcaatatctgaggaatcaaaacaagagctgtacagaaatcgatgcttcattacctatcaatggaaatggagtaatgcgacttgcactatacactaaggatacgggtaatgccacaatatatctaaatactggtcgcagtggcgcatccgaacagaaaaaaaaaaaaaaaaaaacgtcaaacgcgaacaaaaacgatgcaatggtggattgaccacctaccatatttttgaatcgaccgtttaaggtgattataaaacgaagccaaactttgaattttcaagagcacaagactggagaatttgacaacagttcgcgttgaaaatcagtcaaattgcttgctttctggtagtgaccaatgggataaatttccaacgcggagcgctgtttggttcccaagtcttgtgctcttgaaaatctgaggtgtggcttcgttctataatcaccttaaaaggtggtcgatagacaatgatgagagtgtgacgtctgtttgtctgtgtgtgAATCATTCAGTATGAGCCTGCACGGTCGTTTGCGgttaccctttaatgggtaaaaaaatactcatttcgGAATAGCATCAATATCTGTCAGAAAGCGGGTAAATTCAGAAATGTAAAAAGGGTAAATAAATACCCATTACAGTAAAGCAACTGCAGTTTAGAAATGGGTGTTTAAAAACCCATTTATGGGTGAAAAATAGTTGGGGATCATTTTATAGTAATTTAAAGCAGCTGTAAGACACAATCAACGATTGCAAACAAACGTAGTTAGTTTGTTTTACTTTTTGTATACAATGTGTTCACCAATGAAGACATACAATGGTGGTAAGTTGTGAACTTAAACACCTTTATACAGACAAACTAATCATAATCTTGAAACACGCATAATTTCCAGGTAGTCTCGTTTTTCCTGCCACTTTGCCTGCCGCTGACATGTTCTAGTACCAGCGACCATCGAAAGGGAGTAGCTGTTGGTACAGGAACAATAAACAATATATTAATATATTATTCAAGCTTGTAAAACAATGAATTGTAATATTAAAAACTATAAtcttcaataaaatatttattttatttcataagtTATGATTTGAGGTTATAATTATTTAcatctttttattacaaaaagagtaaatttttaccctttttatcACAAAAAGGGTAAATTTTCACCCTTTTTGTGCCGCGAGCGAGATTTACAAAGagggtaaaaaaatacccatccattgacagaaaccgcttttaccctttaaagagtaaacccGCATAATTATGAACCATTTCAGTACAGTTTCCCAAACGGTCCAAAACCATTTGCAACAATATCTGAATGATTTAGGTTACTTTGAGAAAAAAACAATATACCCACCATTCGGGtaacatttttaacaatttgaAAAACGGTAAATAGGAAAatcacaatgtggggaataggcggttaagttatgtaaccatttaaaaatgtcgattttctcgaacaaatttttttgTTCACAGTTTGTCAAACAGTCGATATACTATCCATTTTTCATCCAGTTTACTGTAAAGCAAACTGTTTTGAAATAGTAGACCTATATAAATTTAAACTGAAATAAATACTGTATGTgtaataaactttttatggtttgGTATGGTATTTTTCCGTATGATATACTATTCTGtttgtttcttttttgaaataaatcaacgaagacaattttgaaaatgtaaaattttggtgtatTAATGATACCACCTGTTTTAATATATATAATACATGAATCAGTCGAATTGAAAATAACAcgtgggtttattcacaaatttcataacgccaaaaatggtcatttttgacacccacccaccccctcgtaacgctatTTGTATGaccattttccaaattttgtatgagctgtaacatcgcCAAGACAACCCACCCaccccccttcagcgttatgaaatttgtgaatgagccccgTCATTTGCGCACTAGTTTTTGAACTTCGGTCCATATTATTCCCCGGAAGAATGTGTTAGACGACACTTTTGCGAAGATTTTGGTTAATCCGAATGGTAATTGGTGCTGGAATGCTTCCAAATACTTGTTGTCTTCTATCTACGTTACCAAACAGGTCCTACAGGAGAATggataataattaataaaagtCAATATCCAGTTACAAAAACTTACCAACTAAACAACATTTTGTGCACGGTAAACGATTTTAACGATTTCAATCCTGTAGGACGTTGTTAATCAGCGACGGGACGGATCCTGCGTGAAGTTTTCAGCGTGATGAACAGAATTTCCGGCTAAAGCTGCTGCTTTTTTAGAAAACTCCAAGGATTTTGAATTGCGTATACGAAGATgctttgattttttaatttatttttgagataCAGACCTCAATTCTTgagaaaaaacttttattttgaacttttgctatcgattcagattttttacttttttttttattacaaaagcaaaacCAACATGACAcgctaaaaaaacatacactgTGAATATAAAACTTTTACTTCACCTtaaagatttttaataatttaaatgcaCAAAACCCACAACATATTTTAAatgttggatttttttaatttttcagtaCAAAAAGGTTGTGCAAAAAATGCCATGAtgcatgtttgttttttttttaacctggAAAGAGCGTAAATTAATTCAAACAGccattctgtaattttttaagcGTGCGCTGCAAACTCCACCGTTTGCCAAACTGTAGATGTTTAGTGTCATATAGTGAAATTTGCATGTGTTCTAAAAACCGTTTTCGAAATGGTGATGACACGTTTCCACCATATCGCACAAGCCTTCATGCCCATATTGTTTAACAATATCACCACTCCGTAAGAAATTATCACAATTTTGTATAGATTACTCAAACATTATTTTATAGTCTGAAACTTTTGATTGCGTATAGttgaacaaaaaaacaactGTCTGTGATACATTAACCTTTTCAGAAACAAGAGGTTTACTGTTTCTAATGTAAGACAAGTTGTTTTTTCCTATGCGGGAACCGTGTTTACTCTttaaatgtggagaggcacttctagcggaaatgggtgaatttttacccattaaagggtattcgcaaacgACCGTGTGAAGCTTTCGAATTGAATAAGCCTATTTTTGCTCAGTGTCTTTGGATTTGGGCCGATGAGGCATTGGTCTTTCAAGAATTATCCAGCGCCACACTTCGGTCGGAATCGAAACTGTAtttattttgacgtttactcgCGTGTTTGTTTTGATCGTCGGCATGATTCTTTGCGGAGCCGTTTTACGCAAGAGGTTTACCAAAGTTTAGAAAAACATGTCGAATTTCGTGCAAAAAAGTAAGTACACTATAAGTCATCGTTGAGTATAGTTCAATAAACATTATTACTTTTGTAGCGCTGCTTCAATCCCGCCTGCCGTTGGTTTGCTTCAAGCGATTCCGTGGAAAAATCAACATCCAGAGGCCCCGGCAGCCACATTATGAAAGAGCTCGTGTCCTCGACCTGGTGAAGCCCGTCTACAAACAACTGGAATTCAATGCTCCCTGTGAAGATGTGGAGCGGTCAAAAGTCGCCCAGGAAATGGATAACCCGTACGAGCGGATCATTGCTCGCGAAGTGCGGAACTGGCTGGATCATAGCAAGATGGTTGCATTTATCCATTTGAATTCCATCAAGCAAGAGGACTTTTTCAAAGTTCAAGTTGCCCTCCATCGGCATCAGATGAGCGTAAAAGTCTACGGAAAATCCGTTATCCGGCAAGCGGTTGAAGGAACCAAATTTGAAACCATTCAACCTTTGTTCGATGTGAAGACGGCCCTCATTTTCTGTCCTGATGAGTCCAAAATCCGGCAATTGCTAAATGTGCTCAAGAAGACGCCCCAGTTTGTGCTACTGGCCGGAATCATTCACGGTCAGTTTCTGAACAAAAACGAGTTTATTAACTTTGCCTCGTTGCCGGATTTGACGACCGCACGAGCTCAGCTGGCGGCAGTGCTGGAAAGTGCCGGGGCCAAGATTGTAAGCGACCTGGAATGCCACCAAAATCAGCTGGTCAATGTTCTGGAATCATACGTGCGACACGAAAATGAGAAAACAAAGGACAGCCCGGCCAGCAGCAATGCACCGGAAGGAAGTGAAGGATGAATAGAAAATAATGTTTCACCATTTTGAAATAGTATAATAAATTTGGTTTAAACTTGAAGAGCTTGGTTGTGAATGCAGATAATCTATAAACAGT includes:
- the LOC5571947 gene encoding 39S ribosomal protein L10, mitochondrial codes for the protein MSNFVQKTLLQSRLPLVCFKRFRGKINIQRPRQPHYERARVLDLVKPVYKQLEFNAPCEDVERSKVAQEMDNPYERIIAREVRNWLDHSKMVAFIHLNSIKQEDFFKVQVALHRHQMSVKVYGKSVIRQAVEGTKFETIQPLFDVKTALIFCPDESKIRQLLNVLKKTPQFVLLAGIIHGQFLNKNEFINFASLPDLTTARAQLAAVLESAGAKIVSDLECHQNQLVNVLESYVRHENEKTKDSPASSNAPEGSEG